The DNA window CTACGTGGTGTGGGATGCCAAGACCGATTCCCCGAAGGCCATGCCCTATCCCCAGGACGAATCGCTCGACCCCGTGCTCGACGGCGAGTTCGAGATCGACGGGAAGAGGAGCCGTACGGCGTTCCGCGCCGCCTGGGAGAACTGCGAGGAATGGACGCTTGAGCGCACCGCCGAGGTGTGCTGGTGCGAGGCGGACTCCATCGAGGCGGCCGTGAAGGCGTACTGCGAGGGTTCTCCCCACTCTGGCATCTCGATCGGAGTCGCCACTGACCAGTATGCGCAGTCAGCGCAGGTTCCTGAAGCGGTGACCATTGTGGAGTCGCTCATGGGCAACGCGTGCCATCAGGGCAACACCATCCAGAGCCGCAAGAACCAGTCGCTCGGGACGTACTTCCTGTTCCCGTTCAACCTGTTCGGACCCACGCCGCTGTCGCCTAAGGAGGAGGTGGTGAACCGCCGTCTGGGTGTCATCGAGCACAAGGGGCTGAACTACTGGATGGCTTCCCACATCCCCACTATCATGAACGCGATGAACACCGGCGAGCCGTACATGCCCGAGATGTGGATCGACCGTTCGGGCAACAAGCTGGCCATGGTGGGCGACGCCTCCACCTTCCTCGAGGCCATGAAGAAGATGAAGTTCATCGTCCACATGTACATGTACCCCACGACCACGTCCATCGAATTGGCCGATATGATCCTCCCGACGGCGGAATGGCTCGAGACCGCCTACGGCGCCGACCGATGCAACGTGTGGCTCATCAGGCGCGACGTGGTGCACACCTTTGAGCATGTGGACGAGACGCTCATCTGGTCGTGGATCGTGGCGGCGCTTGCCGAGCGCGGGCACAAGGAGGCCCAGATGGCCTTCGAGGCGGAGAACTGCGGCGCGGCCGGCCCATACTGGAAGACGTACGACGAGTACAAGGGCTACCTGGCCGCGTTCATGAGCAAGTCGTTCGGCGAGGAATGGACGTGGGAGCAGTGCTGCGAGAAGCTGCCCGCCGAGTTCATGCCCATGGAGGAATGGATCACCTCGAGCTACGAGAGCTACGAGAAGAAGGATCCCGAGACCGGCCTGCCCGCCGGCTTCGCCACCAACTCGCACCGCATGGAGCCCTACGCCGAGGCCATGACCATCACGGGGCGCACGGGCGGCCCGACGGGGTCGTCGTTCTGGGACAACTACGTGCTGCCTCCCGCGTCCGTCGACTACCTGCCGCTGCCGAAATACGAGGAGCCGGCCGAGTCGCCGCTTGCGGACGACGAGTACCCCTACGTCCTCACCGAGGGCCGCGTGCCCATGTACCATCACGGGACCTTGCGCAACGTCCCGTGGATGAGGGAGATGTACCCGGTGCCCGAAACATGGATCAACCCGGTGACCGCGGCCGAGATCGGCGTGGAAGAGGGCGACTGGTGCTACGTGGAGTCGCGTCGCGGCAAGATCCAGGGCCGCGTCCATGTGACCGAGGGCATCGCTCCAAGGGTTATCTACCAGGAACGCTTCTGGAATCCGGAGCTGTTGGACAGCGATGACCCCAGCAGGGCGTGGAAGGTCATGAACGTCAACATGCTCACGAAGAACGACGCTCCGTACAATCCGGAGTTCGGCACGTACACGCTGCGCGGCTTCACCGTCAAGGTGACGAAGGCGGGAAGCGCGCCGGAGGGCGTCTGGGTCGAGCCGACGGACTTCGTTCCGTGGCTGCCCGAGTCCTCCGAGGAAACGGGAGGAGGTTATGCCGTCTATGACGCGTAACGCTATCGTCGTCGATCTCAACCGCTGCATCGGATGCTACGGGTGCGAGGTCGCATGCAAACAGGAGAACGATGTGCCGCTCGGCAGCTACTGGAGCCGCGTGACGCCGGTGGGGCCTTCGGGGACGTTCCCCCATATCCAACAGTGTTGGCTGCCTACGATGTGCCAGCAATGCGAGAACGCCCCCTGCATCGAGGTGTGCCCGACGGGCGCGTCGTACCGTGACGAGGAAACCGGCGTCGTCTTGGTGAGCGAGGAGAACTGCATCGGCTGCAAGTCGTGCCTCTCGGCGTGCCCCTATGGGGTCCGAACGTTTTACGAAGAGGCGGGCACGGTGCACAAATGCACGCTGTGCAAGCCGCTCACCGACGCCGGGGAGCTGCCGGCCTGCGTGAAAGCATGCTGCGGCGAAGCCCGGTTCTATGGCGATCTGGACGATCCGGACAGCGACGCGTCCCGAGCTTTGGCGGCATACGGCGAGGCTGATCTTCATGCGCTCGCCGATGACGGCAACAAGCCCTCGACGGTGTACATCCTCTCGTCCAAGTACGCCGACTGGGCGAGCGACGACGCCGTGCAGGTGAGCAACGTCTGACATTCGTGGTTGCCCGCCACTGAGGCGGCGTATTTCCAAAAGCCCTGGGCGGGTTCCCCTCCCTCCCGCCCAGGGCCCTTTTCGAGGGAGGGGAGGGCGCGAGCAAGCTGCGCGCATCCGAGTCGAGCGAGGTGGTTGAGATGACGGAAGGAACGCAGGGGGCGTCGAAGGGGGCGGCTGCGGAAACGCGGGGCGATACCCGCGAGTTCTTCGCCAACGCGGAGGCGTTCTACAGGCTGCTCGGCAGCATGTTCTACCTGGAGCTGACCGAAGAGCAGATCCAGGGCCTGGCGCGCAGCGGGTTCGACTATCCCGAGGACGGTACGCAGATGGCCCAGGGATGCCGCGAGATACGCACATATCTGGATCGTCGCGGCGCGAACGCGCGGCGGGATCTGGCGGTCGATTACGCTCGCATCTTCCTTGCGGCCGGTATCCACGAAGGCGAGACGGCCGTGCCGTTCGAGAGCGTGTACACTTCGGACGAGGGCATTCTCATGCAGGACTCGCGGGATGATGTTGTGCGCGTCTATCGGGCGAACGGGTTGGTCGTTCCGACGGATCTCAACGTACCGGAAGATCACCTGGCTTTTGAGCTGGAGTTCATGGCCCATGTGAGCGGGCGTATCGCGGCGCGCCTTTCGGCGGGTGAGCCCGCCGATGACGCGCTGGCCGTGCAGCGAGCGTTCATCGACGAGCATCTGCTCAATTGGCTCCCCCTGCTTCAAGAGCGGGTGGAAAAGCATGCCAAGCTTGCCTTCTATCCAGCGCTCGTGAAGATTGCGAGAAGCTTCATCGAGGAGAACCGGATCGTGGTGGAGGAGGCTTTGCGGTGATCTTCGCGGCCGTGCTCGTCGCCACGACCGTGCTTTGCGTGGCGGCGCGCACCTTCATCCTCCGGCATACGGGATGGTTCTATGGAATCGTGGCGGCCGTCGGCGCGCTCCTCGGGTGCGTGCTCGTCTTCGGCGAGCCTGCATGGCTATGGAAGGCGTCCTTCGCCTTGATTCAGAAGTGCTTGCTGCCGCTCGCCTTGTTCACGGTGGTCATGGGCATCGGATGCCTGCCCCGCTCGTCGCGCATGTCGCTTTGGCTGCGTCCCGTGCGCGCCCAGCTGTCCGTGGCTGCCTGCATCCTAGCTCTCGGCCACATCGCGGCGTACGCGGGCTCGTACCTTCCCCGCATCCTCGGCCCGGGTGTGAAGGGCAACGTCGCGCTTTCCTTCCTCGTGGCCGCAGCATTGTCTGCGCTGCTGCTGATTCTGGGTGCGACGTCGCTTGAGTTCGTGAAACGGCGCATGCGGGCCGAGAGCTGGGTGAAGCTGCAGAGGTGGGCCTATGTGTTCTTCGGTCTCGT is part of the Arabiibacter massiliensis genome and encodes:
- a CDS encoding molybdopterin-dependent oxidoreductase produces the protein MSQATLTRRNFLKVAGAAAAACAVTGCSHMEETEPVVGAPEDEAVEIVHSSCRACISNCGVLVHVKNGRVVKIEGDPIDPMSKGRICAKGLAGIQALYNPNRMKYPMKRVGERGTNEWERITWKEAIDTIADNLMEIYEKDPMKLVISTGGGGNPQFFGLHRFLQAFGGGNFFEPGCAQCYLPRMCTQPMLNGCNDTSIADSTVGEIYYTETIPNCLVMWGTDPSQSHVPSGGRAVNELRMRGMKTVVVDPRFTPDAAKADVWLPVRPGTDVAMANGWTRYIIENKLYDEEWCVKWTNLPFLVNEETMLLYHADELGLGEATDYVVWDAKTDSPKAMPYPQDESLDPVLDGEFEIDGKRSRTAFRAAWENCEEWTLERTAEVCWCEADSIEAAVKAYCEGSPHSGISIGVATDQYAQSAQVPEAVTIVESLMGNACHQGNTIQSRKNQSLGTYFLFPFNLFGPTPLSPKEEVVNRRLGVIEHKGLNYWMASHIPTIMNAMNTGEPYMPEMWIDRSGNKLAMVGDASTFLEAMKKMKFIVHMYMYPTTTSIELADMILPTAEWLETAYGADRCNVWLIRRDVVHTFEHVDETLIWSWIVAALAERGHKEAQMAFEAENCGAAGPYWKTYDEYKGYLAAFMSKSFGEEWTWEQCCEKLPAEFMPMEEWITSSYESYEKKDPETGLPAGFATNSHRMEPYAEAMTITGRTGGPTGSSFWDNYVLPPASVDYLPLPKYEEPAESPLADDEYPYVLTEGRVPMYHHGTLRNVPWMREMYPVPETWINPVTAAEIGVEEGDWCYVESRRGKIQGRVHVTEGIAPRVIYQERFWNPELLDSDDPSRAWKVMNVNMLTKNDAPYNPEFGTYTLRGFTVKVTKAGSAPEGVWVEPTDFVPWLPESSEETGGGYAVYDA
- a CDS encoding 4Fe-4S dicluster domain-containing protein; the encoded protein is MTRNAIVVDLNRCIGCYGCEVACKQENDVPLGSYWSRVTPVGPSGTFPHIQQCWLPTMCQQCENAPCIEVCPTGASYRDEETGVVLVSEENCIGCKSCLSACPYGVRTFYEEAGTVHKCTLCKPLTDAGELPACVKACCGEARFYGDLDDPDSDASRALAAYGEADLHALADDGNKPSTVYILSSKYADWASDDAVQVSNV
- a CDS encoding molecular chaperone TorD family protein; protein product: MTEGTQGASKGAAAETRGDTREFFANAEAFYRLLGSMFYLELTEEQIQGLARSGFDYPEDGTQMAQGCREIRTYLDRRGANARRDLAVDYARIFLAAGIHEGETAVPFESVYTSDEGILMQDSRDDVVRVYRANGLVVPTDLNVPEDHLAFELEFMAHVSGRIAARLSAGEPADDALAVQRAFIDEHLLNWLPLLQERVEKHAKLAFYPALVKIARSFIEENRIVVEEALR
- a CDS encoding ferric reductase-like transmembrane domain-containing protein: MIFAAVLVATTVLCVAARTFILRHTGWFYGIVAAVGALLGCVLVFGEPAWLWKASFALIQKCLLPLALFTVVMGIGCLPRSSRMSLWLRPVRAQLSVAACILALGHIAAYAGSYLPRILGPGVKGNVALSFLVAAALSALLLILGATSLEFVKRRMRAESWVKLQRWAYVFFGLVYVHLLCMLLPSALGGGTAAQASVAVYTAVFAAYAVFRVSRAVFDKKPAFRAAH